The Streptomyces sp. NBC_01276 genome contains the following window.
CGCAACTGGGAACGGATCGTCGCCGTGGCCCGCGATCTCGTAGACGAGGGCACGCCACTCCAGCTCAACGACGTCGCCCGCCGCGCCGGGCTGGGCGTCGGCACCATCTACCGCCACTTCCCCACCGCCGAGGCGCTCTTGGAAGCCGTCGCCACCCCTTGCCTGGAGGCACTGGCCGCCCACGGCGAGAAGGCGCTGGCCGACGACAATCCCGGGCGCGGCCTGGCTGACTTCCTGACCCGCACCATCGAAGCGCAGGTCACCGACGCTTCCCTGGCCACGGTCACCGCCTCGGCCACGGATGCCTTGCCGCGCACCACCGAACTGAAGCGGACCCTGTGGCCGGTCGGCGGACGGCTACTCGACCGCGCCCGCGACGCCGGGGTCGTGCGCCCCGACCTGACCTCCGACGACCTGGTGCCGCTCATGTGCGGAGTCGCCTACGCAGCCAACGTCCACAGCGTCTCCACCGCCCGCATCGAGTCCGCCCGCCGCTATCTGACCGCGCTACTGGAAGGCGTGTGCGTCCCGGCTCACGACGGTGCCGGAAAAGATCCGGGTCCCGAAACTCGGGCCGGGCAGACTCCGTAAGAAGCCCGGCAGCCAGCGGCCGACAAGGCGTACGGCTGGCGGCACGCCAGGCGAGTCGCCTCTACCGAACGACTCTCACGCCGCTGCGAGTTGGCATCTCAGGCAACCGTTCTCGTGTTCATCGCAGTTCCTGCGTGACGGGCCGCGCGCCCAGTTGCTCCATCAGGGAGAACAGGTTCGCCACACCCCAGTACTCGGCGATCTTTCCGTCGACCACGCGCATCGCGTCGACGGTCTCGAAGCTGATCTGTCGGCCGGTGGGGGCGATTCCGAAGAACGCGGGGCACGCAGTCGCGTGGGCGGAGCGTCCCTGGGGCTG
Protein-coding sequences here:
- a CDS encoding TetR/AcrR family transcriptional regulator, translating into MARDLVDEGTPLQLNDVARRAGLGVGTIYRHFPTAEALLEAVATPCLEALAAHGEKALADDNPGRGLADFLTRTIEAQVTDASLATVTASATDALPRTTELKRTLWPVGGRLLDRARDAGVVRPDLTSDDLVPLMCGVAYAANVHSVSTARIESARRYLTALLEGVCVPAHDGAGKDPGPETRAGQTP